A DNA window from Theobroma cacao cultivar B97-61/B2 chromosome 5, Criollo_cocoa_genome_V2, whole genome shotgun sequence contains the following coding sequences:
- the LOC18598316 gene encoding uncharacterized protein LOC18598316, protein MKVKVVCGKVYEYIRYDLKEIAFPSSLPDPPHIKKRRKLTWHERFLVLKEASRLYAASWVRDIGPDLRPNDYKKDEGNEGKPSGDKRRTKETEPSTLEDIAVAARGGMETLRPALQKLYMTRASSYRDALKSFIDGYQEGIQQVMAKKEVSEAQQEGNTQKTST, encoded by the exons ATGAAGGTGAAAGTAGTGTGTGGGAAAGTCTACGAATACATCAGATACGATCTGAAGGAAATAGCTTTCCCTTCTTCATTGCCTGATCCTCCCCACATCAAAAAGCGCCGCAAATTGACTTGGCACGAGCGTTTTTTA GTCTTAAAGGAGGCATCTAGGCTTTATGCTGCAAGCTGGGTAAGGGATATTGGTCCTGATCTTAGACCAAATGATTATAAGAAGGATGAAGGGAATGAAGGTAAACCCAGTGGAGATAAGAGAAGGACTAAAGAGACAGAACCTTCAACATTGGAAGATATTG CGGTTGCTGCAAGAGGAGGGATGGAGACTTTGAGGCCTGCTTTACAGAAGTTGTACATGACAAGGGCTTCTTCATATAGAGATGCTCTCAAGAGTTTTATAGATGGATATCAAGAAGGTATCCAGCAGGTCATGGCGAAAAAGGAAGTTTCTGAAGCCCAACAGGAAGGCAATACCCAGAAAACTTCAACTTAA